The following proteins come from a genomic window of Heyndrickxia acidicola:
- the fabG gene encoding 3-oxoacyl-ACP reductase FabG, which yields MTLRFEGRTAFVTGGSRGIGRAIVEQFAEEGAKVAIIDVNEEALSQTAHELREKGYAIYTKAANVTVAEEVENAMEEVVSSFGSLDILVNNAGVIRDNLLFKMTDSDWQTVMDVHLKGSFNAARAAQKHMVNNKYGRIINISSTSALGNRGQANYAAAKAGLQGFTKTLAIELGKYGITANSVAPGFIETEMTRDTAKRIGISFEDLIQVSVAQIPVGRSGKPADIANAVTFFADEKSSFVNGQVMYVAGGPKN from the coding sequence ATGACATTACGATTTGAGGGAAGAACAGCATTTGTTACTGGGGGAAGCAGAGGAATTGGCAGAGCGATTGTGGAGCAGTTCGCTGAGGAAGGAGCAAAGGTAGCCATTATCGATGTCAATGAGGAGGCACTAAGCCAAACGGCTCATGAATTACGCGAAAAGGGATATGCCATTTATACAAAAGCAGCAAATGTCACTGTGGCCGAGGAAGTGGAAAATGCCATGGAAGAAGTAGTCTCAAGCTTTGGTTCACTTGATATTCTTGTCAATAATGCTGGGGTAATACGGGATAATCTGCTCTTTAAAATGACAGACAGCGACTGGCAAACGGTTATGGATGTCCATTTAAAAGGCTCATTTAATGCTGCTCGGGCCGCCCAAAAGCACATGGTTAATAATAAGTATGGTCGAATTATTAATATATCTTCTACCTCAGCACTTGGTAATCGCGGACAGGCTAACTATGCCGCAGCGAAAGCAGGCTTACAGGGCTTTACTAAGACGCTTGCTATTGAGCTTGGAAAATACGGAATAACGGCCAATTCGGTTGCTCCTGGATTTATTGAAACAGAGATGACAAGGGATACGGCAAAAAGGATTGGCATTTCATTCGAAGACTTAATTCAGGTAAGTGTAGCTCAAATTCCTGTTGGCAGAAGCGGAAAACCAGCTGATATCGCAAATGCTGTTACATTTTTCGCCGATGAAAAATCTTCTTTCGTAAATGGGCAAGTAATGTATGTAGCCGGGGGGCCAAAAAACTGA
- a CDS encoding dimethylarginine dimethylaminohydrolase family protein, with amino-acid sequence MTNPEEKHKTLCYSEFDVLKRVVVCQPQYMTIREVINETQEHFKDEGIHIEKALEQHGKMVNVLRDHGIEVILLPYHKKYPEQVFTRDIGFTLGKTIFVAEMASDVRRGEQDVLKQWLEDEEISYYNLIGHFIEGGDVIVDRDTVYVGLSNRTNLGAVQHLQSLLKEFEVVPVPFTEKYLHLDCVFNVISPELALYFPEAFQKQEADILSKRYHLIEVTKDEQFTLGTNVLSIGNNKILSLPINKIVNQQIRDHGFEVIEVDITEIIKSGGSFRCCTLPVFRQHTV; translated from the coding sequence ATGACAAATCCAGAAGAAAAGCATAAAACGCTTTGTTACAGTGAGTTTGACGTATTAAAAAGGGTCGTTGTCTGCCAGCCTCAATATATGACAATAAGAGAGGTTATAAACGAAACACAGGAGCATTTTAAGGATGAAGGGATACACATTGAGAAAGCGCTTGAACAGCATGGGAAGATGGTGAATGTCTTACGTGACCACGGAATTGAAGTGATATTGCTTCCATATCATAAAAAGTATCCTGAGCAGGTATTTACACGGGATATTGGCTTCACATTGGGTAAGACGATCTTTGTTGCAGAAATGGCCAGCGATGTTAGGCGAGGAGAGCAGGATGTCTTAAAGCAATGGCTCGAGGATGAAGAAATCTCGTATTATAATCTGATTGGGCATTTTATTGAAGGAGGCGATGTCATAGTTGACCGTGATACTGTTTATGTCGGCTTAAGTAATCGGACAAATCTTGGAGCTGTCCAACATTTGCAAAGTCTTTTAAAAGAATTTGAAGTCGTTCCCGTTCCTTTTACAGAAAAATACTTACATCTGGATTGTGTGTTCAATGTTATTTCACCGGAGCTCGCCCTGTATTTCCCTGAAGCATTCCAAAAGCAGGAAGCTGATATTTTATCAAAACGATATCACTTAATTGAAGTAACTAAGGATGAGCAATTTACGCTTGGAACGAATGTACTTTCTATCGGAAATAATAAAATTTTGAGCCTCCCGATAAACAAAATAGTCAATCAACAGATTAGAGACCATGGTTTTGAAGTCATTGAAGTGGACATTACTGAAATTATTAAAAGCGGCGGTTCCTTCCGATGCTGTACTCTACCTGTATTTAGGCAGCATACCGTTTAG
- a CDS encoding MaoC family dehydratase N-terminal domain-containing protein — MFSEVIGKRSQKMKCIVERGAVKKFAESIGDVHPIYIDEEAGIKSRYGRNIAPPTFPRVFDYGIIEDLSLPEKGLIHGEQTFHYERPLYVGEEIYCFQEVKKYYERKGKQGYMGFLVIKRYGETPKGELIFTDEQVVIINEAVRKVMSV; from the coding sequence ATGTTTTCTGAAGTAATTGGTAAGCGCTCACAAAAAATGAAATGTATAGTGGAACGCGGGGCTGTCAAAAAGTTTGCAGAATCTATCGGAGATGTACATCCTATTTATATTGATGAAGAAGCAGGCATCAAATCCAGATATGGTCGAAATATTGCCCCTCCTACTTTTCCTCGTGTCTTTGATTACGGTATAATCGAAGACTTATCTTTGCCGGAAAAAGGACTCATTCATGGAGAGCAAACCTTTCACTATGAAAGGCCGCTCTATGTGGGGGAAGAAATCTATTGTTTTCAGGAAGTTAAAAAGTATTATGAGAGAAAAGGAAAGCAGGGCTATATGGGTTTTCTTGTGATAAAAAGATATGGTGAAACGCCAAAGGGTGAATTGATATTCACAGACGAACAGGTTGTCATTATTAATGAAGCGGTTCGAAAGGTGATGAGTGTATGA
- a CDS encoding MaoC/PaaZ C-terminal domain-containing protein gives MSKIASIIPGDSLQEIELPPVSRLELIKYAGASGDYNPIHTIDEEAKKAGLPGIIAHGMWTMGNLSKLFTSYYEEGFINDYSIRFREMVFLDDVITLKARLKKKNERNLHFEVAAQNQKGTDVIAGTIQYTLY, from the coding sequence ATGAGCAAAATAGCTTCAATTATTCCAGGGGATTCATTGCAGGAAATTGAACTTCCACCGGTATCAAGGCTGGAGCTGATTAAATATGCTGGTGCATCCGGGGATTATAATCCTATCCATACAATTGATGAAGAGGCTAAAAAAGCGGGATTGCCGGGAATTATTGCCCATGGCATGTGGACAATGGGCAATCTGTCCAAGCTTTTTACCTCTTATTATGAGGAAGGCTTCATCAATGATTATTCCATCCGTTTCAGAGAAATGGTTTTTTTGGACGATGTCATTACCTTAAAAGCAAGGCTTAAGAAAAAAAATGAACGAAATCTTCATTTTGAAGTAGCAGCTCAAAATCAAAAAGGTACGGATGTAATAGCAGGAACCATTCAATATACTTTATATTAG
- a CDS encoding thiolase family protein — protein MTEAVIVSAVRTPIAKKGGALSALHPSVFGAIVLKESIKRAGLKGKEIDDVIFGNCLSGGGNIARLTLLEAGLPYTIPGITIDRQCGSGINSVALAAQAIIAGHASVVAAGGTESMSRSPYLLAPQEKAYDRFPPKFVKRQLSPEFIGDPPMGITAENLVDKYGISREEQDLFALRSQHKMAAAMESNLFEEQIVPIPIQTKKGNELFSRDEHPRPHVSMESLAQLTPAFKDGGSVTAGNSSGINDGAAALVLMSREEAIKRDLEPLVYITDWAIAGVDPNLMGIGPVPAVEKLLKQSGSTLNDFDLIEINEAFAVQVLACTRELSLDMDKVNVNGGAIAHGHPIAATGAMLVTKLAYEMKRRKVRKGLVTACIGGGQGIALALERRA, from the coding sequence TTGACGGAAGCCGTTATCGTATCTGCAGTAAGGACGCCGATTGCTAAAAAAGGGGGGGCATTATCTGCACTGCATCCATCCGTTTTCGGTGCTATTGTGTTAAAGGAATCAATAAAACGGGCTGGATTAAAGGGGAAGGAAATAGATGATGTCATTTTTGGAAATTGCTTATCGGGCGGAGGGAATATTGCTCGTTTAACCCTTTTGGAAGCGGGTTTGCCATATACTATTCCAGGTATCACAATCGATCGTCAATGCGGATCCGGGATTAATAGCGTTGCCCTGGCTGCACAAGCCATAATAGCTGGTCATGCATCCGTAGTAGCGGCAGGGGGGACAGAAAGCATGTCGAGAAGCCCATATCTGCTGGCTCCCCAGGAAAAAGCATATGATCGCTTTCCGCCAAAATTCGTTAAAAGGCAGCTTTCTCCAGAATTTATCGGAGATCCTCCCATGGGAATCACAGCTGAAAATCTGGTAGATAAGTATGGAATTTCAAGAGAAGAACAGGATTTATTTGCGCTTCGCAGCCAGCATAAAATGGCAGCAGCAATGGAGAGTAATCTTTTTGAGGAACAGATTGTCCCAATTCCCATCCAAACCAAAAAGGGGAACGAGCTTTTTTCAAGGGATGAGCATCCGCGCCCCCACGTATCCATGGAAAGCCTTGCACAGCTGACGCCTGCCTTTAAAGATGGAGGAAGTGTAACAGCCGGTAATTCTTCAGGAATAAATGATGGAGCAGCAGCTCTTGTTTTAATGTCAAGAGAGGAAGCAATCAAGAGAGATTTGGAGCCGCTTGTTTATATTACTGATTGGGCCATTGCGGGTGTTGATCCGAATCTAATGGGCATCGGACCTGTACCTGCCGTTGAAAAGCTTTTAAAACAGTCTGGCAGTACGCTTAATGATTTTGATCTTATTGAAATAAATGAAGCCTTTGCGGTACAGGTATTGGCATGTACCCGTGAATTATCCCTTGATATGGATAAAGTTAATGTAAACGGGGGTGCCATAGCCCACGGACATCCAATTGCCGCAACCGGTGCCATGCTTGTAACAAAGCTTGCCTATGAAATGAAACGGAGAAAAGTAAGAAAAGGACTTGTTACAGCTTGTATTGGCGGTGGCCAGGGAATCGCACTAGCTCTTGAAAGAAGAGCGTAA
- a CDS encoding acyl-CoA dehydrogenase family protein produces the protein MYLRLTDEQKMVQKTIRRFVEKELMPLENEVLRNEREGKPSLPAEKMKELQLKAKEAGFWGINTPAKYGGAELGQMMMAIVLMEVSKTFVPFTFGGSADNILYYGNEEQKQKYLLSTINGEKKSCFAMTEPSAGSDTRNIKMTAVKDGDEWILNGEKTFITGGNEADFVMVIAITDKEKHEATGRDGVTCFIVDRDMGWKSEYIHTMGEWGPASLIFDNVRVPEKNILGEVGGGYKLGLEWIGFARWVVGARAVGAAERLLQMAIDYSKERETFGRPIADRQAIQWQIADSAVEIEAAKWLVLNAAFTLDHGEDNRHLASMAKLYGANMGNKVVDRVLQIHGGMGYTRELPIERWYREARLWRIYDGTDEIQRLIISRNLLKGHVKIGQYI, from the coding sequence ATGTATCTGCGCTTAACCGATGAACAAAAGATGGTTCAAAAAACGATTCGCCGTTTTGTAGAAAAAGAATTGATGCCGCTTGAAAACGAAGTCCTCCGCAATGAAAGAGAAGGAAAACCGAGTCTCCCAGCCGAAAAAATGAAGGAGCTTCAGCTGAAGGCAAAGGAAGCGGGTTTTTGGGGGATTAATACACCTGCGAAGTATGGAGGAGCTGAGCTTGGTCAAATGATGATGGCCATTGTGCTTATGGAAGTCTCCAAAACATTCGTTCCCTTTACCTTTGGCGGTTCTGCGGACAACATTTTATATTACGGAAACGAAGAACAAAAGCAAAAATATTTGCTGTCTACTATTAACGGGGAGAAAAAATCCTGTTTTGCCATGACGGAGCCCAGTGCTGGATCAGATACCAGAAATATTAAAATGACTGCTGTAAAAGATGGGGACGAATGGATATTAAATGGTGAAAAAACTTTTATAACAGGCGGTAATGAAGCTGACTTTGTCATGGTCATCGCCATAACAGACAAAGAAAAACATGAAGCTACAGGCCGTGATGGTGTGACATGCTTTATTGTAGACAGGGATATGGGCTGGAAATCAGAATATATTCATACGATGGGTGAATGGGGTCCTGCGTCATTAATTTTTGATAATGTTCGTGTTCCTGAAAAAAATATTTTGGGCGAAGTCGGCGGAGGGTATAAACTCGGGCTAGAATGGATTGGGTTTGCCCGGTGGGTAGTAGGCGCACGTGCTGTTGGAGCTGCCGAAAGATTGCTGCAAATGGCCATAGATTATTCGAAAGAACGTGAAACCTTCGGGCGTCCAATTGCAGATAGACAGGCAATACAGTGGCAGATTGCCGATTCAGCCGTTGAAATAGAAGCAGCTAAATGGCTTGTTTTAAATGCTGCTTTTACACTTGATCATGGCGAGGATAACCGCCATCTTGCCTCTATGGCCAAGCTGTACGGAGCTAATATGGGAAACAAAGTGGTGGACAGAGTACTTCAAATTCACGGCGGCATGGGCTATACAAGAGAACTTCCAATCGAACGCTGGTACCGCGAAGCAAGACTTTGGAGAATTTATGATGGTACCGATGAAATTCAGCGATTAATTATTTCAAGAAATCTTCTTAAAGGCCATGTAAAGATTGGACAATATATATAA
- a CDS encoding acyl-CoA dehydrogenase family protein encodes MDFQLDEDIKVLKNNIKEFVKNEVEPYARQIEEENDIPIELIEKTREMGLFSLSIPEEYGGLGIGMVGKCALYEEIGKTHNGYTTLIGAHTGIGSVGIVEMGTEAQKRKYLPDMASGKRLGAFALTEPQAGSHATNLKTTAVKKGNKYILNGTKHYITNATVADIFTVMAVTDPQKGAKGITSFIVEKGFPGFKVGKEERKMGLRGSHSAECIFTNCEVPEENILGEVGQGYVNALKILANGRAGLAARNLGSSQKLLDMCMDYVQEREQFHVPIIEHQAIAHMLAEMALDIEALRSFTYRVAWMVDKRENVVKEAAMLKLFGSEVYNRVADKAVQIHGGLGYIMDYPIERFYRDARITRIYEGTSEIQKNIIAAQLKKEYSK; translated from the coding sequence ATGGATTTTCAGCTGGATGAGGACATTAAAGTATTAAAAAATAATATTAAGGAATTTGTGAAGAATGAAGTTGAACCGTATGCGAGGCAAATTGAAGAAGAAAATGATATTCCCATTGAACTTATTGAAAAAACAAGAGAAATGGGGTTGTTTAGCTTAAGTATCCCGGAAGAATATGGCGGTCTGGGAATTGGCATGGTCGGGAAATGTGCATTGTATGAAGAAATCGGTAAAACACATAACGGATATACTACCTTGATTGGGGCACATACGGGAATCGGTTCAGTCGGGATTGTAGAAATGGGGACAGAAGCCCAAAAAAGAAAATATCTGCCTGATATGGCTAGCGGCAAACGCTTGGGTGCCTTTGCGCTTACCGAACCACAGGCAGGTTCACATGCTACAAATCTTAAAACGACCGCAGTGAAAAAGGGGAACAAATATATCCTAAATGGAACGAAACATTACATTACCAACGCAACGGTCGCAGATATTTTTACCGTAATGGCTGTAACAGATCCTCAAAAGGGAGCAAAAGGAATCACTTCATTTATAGTAGAGAAAGGCTTCCCGGGATTTAAAGTGGGAAAAGAAGAAAGGAAAATGGGACTTAGAGGCTCACATTCAGCCGAATGCATTTTCACTAATTGTGAGGTTCCAGAAGAAAATATACTGGGTGAAGTTGGCCAGGGCTATGTAAATGCCCTTAAAATTCTGGCTAATGGAAGAGCAGGGCTGGCAGCAAGAAATCTGGGCTCCTCTCAAAAACTGCTAGATATGTGCATGGATTATGTACAAGAACGGGAGCAATTTCATGTTCCAATTATTGAACACCAGGCCATTGCCCACATGCTTGCTGAAATGGCATTGGACATTGAAGCATTAAGGTCTTTCACATACCGTGTAGCCTGGATGGTTGACAAAAGAGAAAATGTCGTCAAAGAAGCTGCCATGTTGAAGCTTTTTGGGTCTGAGGTGTATAACAGGGTTGCAGATAAGGCTGTACAAATTCACGGCGGCCTGGGCTACATCATGGACTATCCAATTGAAAGGTTTTACCGAGATGCCAGAATTACACGAATCTATGAAGGAACCTCTGAAATTCAAAAAAATATTATTGCCGCCCAATTAAAAAAAGAATACAGCAAGTAG